CCATGCCATCCCGGGTCCTTTTCCAGGGAAGGTCGTGCGCCTTTCCAACGAGAAGTGCCTCCGGGGTGATAAGGTGGACCCGGCCGTCGTCGCCGAAATGGTGGAGGCGGGTATCTGCCGCCTCACCGGGAAACGCCTTCGGAAAAGTTTCGACCTCTTCTTCACCAAATCGGACGTGGTCGGCATCAAGGTCAACCCGGTGGGAGCCCCGCTCATCAGCACCAAACCCGAACTCGTCGAGGCGGTCATCGCCTGGCTGGAGCGCTGCGGCCTCCCGCGGAGAAACATCGTGATCTGGGACAGGTTTGACGACATGCTCCGGGAGGCCGGCTTCACGCCCCAGCGCTTCCCGGGCGTCCAGATCGAGGCCATGCAGACCATCGCCGAGGAGGGAAAGTCCTGGAAAAACGAGAAGGGCGAGCATGTCAGCGCCCAGAACTTCGACCTCGGGGCCTACTACTACGCGAAAGGGGTCCTGGGAAAATCGGTCCCGGGGTACGGCAGCGACGACGCCTACCTGAACCAGCACGTCTTCGACGGGGAGTACAGCTACTTCGGAAAGCTCGTAACCCAGAAACTGACGAAGATCATCAACCTACCCGTATTCAAGAATACCGGGAACGGCATATCCATCGCCACCAAGAACCTCGGCTACGGGGTCACGTGCAACACCGGGCGCCTCCACCAACCCCTGTTTTTCAGGGTGTGCACAGAGGTCGTGGCGGCCCCGTGGGTGCGGGACAAGCTGGTCCTCAACATCGCCGACGGAATCCGGGGTCAGTACGATGGGGGGCCCATGGGAAACGAGCAGTTCCAGTTCCCGCACCACACGCTCTACTTCGCCACCGATCCCTTCGCCCTGGACTCGGTCTGCCATGGGGAGATGGTGGCCAAGAGGAAGGCCATGGGGGTCAAGGTCAACGAGGCTCCCCGGTTCACCGATTACCTAAGGCAGGCCGAAAGGCTTGGGCTCGGCGTGGTGGATCCGGCCAAACTTGAGGTTGTTCGGGCATGAGGCGGACCCAGGCGCTCGAGGCGCTCCTGCTCGCCGCCAGCGTCCTGTCGGCGGCCATCCCGTCCCTCTGCGGTGCGCCTGCCCAGGAAAACCCTCCCCGCGACGCCCCCCCCGCGGGCTGGGTTCGATCCGCGTCCCCCCGGATCTTCTCCGGTGAGGCGCTCTACGACCACATCGACGGGGGAGCCGAGACCTTCCTGGAGCTGGGTTTCCGGACCTGCACCGTCTCGCGCTTCGAGAGCCCAGGCGACGCCGAACTGGTCCTCGAATCGTACGAAATGCAGGATCCGGCGGCGGCCCTGGGAATCTACCTCATGCAATGCGGCCGGGAGACACCCGACCCCTCCCTCTCCGAGCGAAACACGGCGGGGAAGACGCAGGTTCGTGCCGTGAAGGGCCGTTTTTATTTTGTTGCGACGACCGGAGACGCGGGCGGCGAGGCTCGGGCCGCCCTCCTTGGCTCCATGCGCGCCGCCCTGGCCGGCACGCCCGCGGAACCGGCCCCCGACTGCCTTTCGTGGATCCCTGAGGACGGGCGCAAGGAAGGATCCCTGCGAATCGCGCGGGGGGGCCTGGGGCTCCAGGCGTCGCTGCCTTTTGCGGATTCGGATATCCTCTTGCTGGCCGCCGGGCGGGCCACGGCCGTGTCGGCGGACTACCCGTCCGACTCCGGGTGGGTCATCCGGCTGGCCGCCGTATACGAAACGCCCCAGGCGGCCCGGTCCGGGGCGCGGCGGCTTGCGGAGGCCCTTGGATGGGAGCCTCCGGCCTCGGAGGCCTCGGTCTGGACGGGGCAGACGCCGGACCATCGGGTTTGCCGGGTCGCGGTTGCGGGCCCGCGCCTCGACCTCGAGGCCGGACCGCCCGCGGCGCCCTGATTCCGCCCTCTCCGACTTCCCGACTCCCCTCCAACCTGTGCTAGAATCGGCCCATTCGAGGATCGGGGCATGCTGAAGGCGTACCGGTACCAATTCAACATCGTGTGCGCCCTGTCTGATCTGGCCGCCCTCGCCGCGGCATTCCTGAGCGCCTACCTTCTCCGCCGCGACGTGCTTCCAATCCTCATTTCGGCGCTTGCCCAAAGACCCGTTTTCCCGCTCGGCGACTATCTCCCCGTTTTTCTCCTCTCCTCCCTGGTGATCCTGGGGTGCCTGTACGCGCTGAAGGGCTACGCCCTGAGCCCGAGCCTGCCCCTCACCTCCGCGTTCCTCCTCAACGCGCGGGCCATGGTCACCGCCTTCCTGGTGACCCTCGCCCTGGCCTACCTGCTCAAGCTGACCTTTCTGAGCCGGCTCTTTCTGGTCTCGTTCCTGCTCCTCTTCATGGCTCTTTCCACATCGCTCCGGTACGCCGCCGCCCTCTGGTTCCGGAGAGCCGCTCAGAAGGGACGCTACGTCAAGCGGGTTCTCCTGGTGGGAGCCGGCCCCCAGGCCAGGATCCTGGCCCGGCGGATCCAGGAACGGCCGGAGCTCGGCGTCCAGGTCCGCGGCTTCCTGAGCGTTCCGGGCGTGGACTCCGTCGAAGACGTCTCCCAGATGACCGGATTCGGCATTCAGAACCTGGGCGAGGTCACCGCCCTCCCCGCCCTCCTCGAAGCCGAAGTGGTGGACGGAGTCATCTTCTGCGTCACCGCGGGGAGCCTTGGGGCCTTCGAGGACCTCTTCCTCATGTGCGAGGACCAGGGTGTGGATACGCTCGTCGCCGCGAACCTCTTCCCGCACCTCGTGGCCCAGGTCCACCTCGAGCGTCTGGAGGAGCTTCCCCTACTCCGCTTCACGACGATCCCCCACAACTACATCGCCCTTTTCCTCAAGAGGACCCTCGACCTGGCCGCCTCGGCCCTGGGCCTCCTCGTCCTGTCGCCCCTTCTGGTTGTCGTGGCCGCCCTCATCAAGGCCACCTCCCGGGGACCCGTTCTCTTCAGCCAGGAAAGGGTGGGCCTCCACGGGCGCCGCTTCATGTGCCACAAATTCAGAACCATGGTGCAGAACGCGGAGGAGCTGAAGGCCCACCTCACCCACCTGAACGAAGCCGACGGCCCCGTCTTCAAGATCCGCCAGGATCCCCGCGTCACCCCCGTGGGCAGGTTCCTCCGCAAGTTCTCCCTGGATGAGCTTCCCCAGCTCTGGAACGTCCTGGTTGGCGACATGTCCCTCGTGGGTCCCCGGCCGCC
This Acidobacteriota bacterium DNA region includes the following protein-coding sequences:
- a CDS encoding DUF6599 family protein, with amino-acid sequence MRRTQALEALLLAASVLSAAIPSLCGAPAQENPPRDAPPAGWVRSASPRIFSGEALYDHIDGGAETFLELGFRTCTVSRFESPGDAELVLESYEMQDPAAALGIYLMQCGRETPDPSLSERNTAGKTQVRAVKGRFYFVATTGDAGGEARAALLGSMRAALAGTPAEPAPDCLSWIPEDGRKEGSLRIARGGLGLQASLPFADSDILLLAAGRATAVSADYPSDSGWVIRLAAVYETPQAARSGARRLAEALGWEPPASEASVWTGQTPDHRVCRVAVAGPRLDLEAGPPAAP
- a CDS encoding DUF362 domain-containing protein, whose protein sequence is MARRPYRSLPSDAGVDRRLFLKSLGAASAAVTGGIVLGVPADAEETPKPPPPAEIETNLEDFLKVPRGPHAIPGPFPGKVVRLSNEKCLRGDKVDPAVVAEMVEAGICRLTGKRLRKSFDLFFTKSDVVGIKVNPVGAPLISTKPELVEAVIAWLERCGLPRRNIVIWDRFDDMLREAGFTPQRFPGVQIEAMQTIAEEGKSWKNEKGEHVSAQNFDLGAYYYAKGVLGKSVPGYGSDDAYLNQHVFDGEYSYFGKLVTQKLTKIINLPVFKNTGNGISIATKNLGYGVTCNTGRLHQPLFFRVCTEVVAAPWVRDKLVLNIADGIRGQYDGGPMGNEQFQFPHHTLYFATDPFALDSVCHGEMVAKRKAMGVKVNEAPRFTDYLRQAERLGLGVVDPAKLEVVRA
- a CDS encoding sugar transferase; the encoded protein is MLKAYRYQFNIVCALSDLAALAAAFLSAYLLRRDVLPILISALAQRPVFPLGDYLPVFLLSSLVILGCLYALKGYALSPSLPLTSAFLLNARAMVTAFLVTLALAYLLKLTFLSRLFLVSFLLLFMALSTSLRYAAALWFRRAAQKGRYVKRVLLVGAGPQARILARRIQERPELGVQVRGFLSVPGVDSVEDVSQMTGFGIQNLGEVTALPALLEAEVVDGVIFCVTAGSLGAFEDLFLMCEDQGVDTLVAANLFPHLVAQVHLERLEELPLLRFTTIPHNYIALFLKRTLDLAASALGLLVLSPLLVVVAALIKATSRGPVLFSQERVGLHGRRFMCHKFRTMVQNAEELKAHLTHLNEADGPVFKIRQDPRVTPVGRFLRKFSLDELPQLWNVLVGDMSLVGPRPPIPSEVDKYARWQRRRLSMRPGITCLWQISGRSELDFDTWMRLDLQYIDHWSLTLDFVILAKTLPAVLSTRGAA